The proteins below are encoded in one region of Ostrinia nubilalis chromosome 3, ilOstNubi1.1, whole genome shotgun sequence:
- the LOC135088026 gene encoding transcription initiation factor IIB has translation MASTSRIEANKVVCYAHPDAPLIEDYRAGDMICSECGLVVGDRVIDVGSEWRTFSNEKSGVDPSRVGGPENPLLSGGDLSTIIGPGRGDASFDSFGVSKYQNRRNISSTDRALINAFREINTMADRINLPKTIVDRANNLFKQVHDGKNLKGRANDAIASACLYIACRQEGVPRTFKEICAVSKISKKEIGRCFKLILKALETSVDLITTADFMSRFCSNLGLPNSVQKAATHIARKAGELDIVSGRSPISVAAAAIYMASQASEDKRSQKEIGDIAGVADVTIRQSYKLMYPFAAKLFPDDFKFATPIEFLPQM, from the exons ATGGCGAGCACGTCGAG AATTGAAGCGAATAAAGTGGTGTGCTATGCTCATCCCGACGCCCCACTTATTGAGGACTACAGGGCAGGGGACATGATATGTTCGGAATGCGGTCTTGTAGTTGGTGACAG AGTTATAGATGTTGGGTCAGAGTGGCGTACGTTCAGCAATGAGAAATCAGGCGTGGACCCTTCCCGTGTTGGTGGGCCGGAAAACCCCCTATTGTCTGGAGGTGACCTGTCCACCATCATTGGGCCCGGCAGAGGTGACGCTTCATTCGACAGCTTCGGAGTCTCCAAGTACCAGAACCGAAGGAACATCAGCAGCACCGACAGAGCCCTCATCAACGCCTTCAGGGAGATAAACACAATGGCAGACAGGATAAACTTACCCAAAACTATTGTAGACAGGGCTAACAATTTGTTCAAACAG GTGCATGATGGCAAAAACTTGAAGGGAAGAGCGAATGATGCCATCGCATCTGCCTGTCTGTACATAGCTTGTCGACAGGAAGGAGTGCCTCGTACGTTCAAAGAAATCTGCGCTGTCAGCAAAATAAGCAAGAAAGAGATAGGCAGATGTTTCAAGCTCATCCTCAAGGCTCTGGAGACCTCGGTGGATCTGATTACAACTGCTGATTTCATGTCCCGGTTCTGTTCAAACCTGGGCCTGCCCAATTCGGTACAAAAGGCAGCCACGCATATCGCAAGGAAAGCTGGGGAGCTGGATATTGTGTCTGGACGCAGCCCTATCTCGGTCGCAGCAGCTGCTATCTACATGGCTTCACag GCATCGGAAgacaaacgaagccagaaagAGATCGGTGACATCGCTGGAGTAGCAGATGTGACCATCCGGCAGTCTTACAAACTAATGTATCCGTTTGCTGCCAAACTGTTCCCCGatgacttcaagttcgcaaCTCCCATCGAGTTCCTCCCGCAGATGTGA